One genomic window of Centropristis striata isolate RG_2023a ecotype Rhode Island chromosome 20, C.striata_1.0, whole genome shotgun sequence includes the following:
- the efemp1 gene encoding EGF-containing fibulin-like extracellular matrix protein 1, which yields MLGICVCLCAVFTHVLSQEAEEPVFYTCTEGYEYDRVREQCRDIDECALLDDACKGGMQCINHFGGYLCLPKSAVIYISKEGEQVPLPEPVPAVPAVPPNQPIPRSPSNPGVSQSTRTIRCAPGYTADDQNLCRDIDECATGRHTCGSEQTCYNTRGSYTCQCPPGYQKNGDNCIDRDECAVTHYCMHRCMNTQGSYYCECNAGHKLASNNHSCVDVNECDVENPCQHHCYNLIGSFLCQCEQGYELAQDTASCQDIDECSFSSYMCQYQCINSPGSYSCECPEGYQLQGNRLCQDINECETGTHNCQDDEMCWNYFGGFRCYPRNPCETPYAKTSENRCICRSQAECQGLPPSIVYKYMSIQADRAVPADIFQIQATNMYANTHNTFRIKAGNEAGEFFLRRSSNVSAMLVLTKPLSGPREYIVDLEMVTHHLTMNYRSSSLLRLTIIVGPYAF from the exons ATGCTGGGGATCTGCGTGTGTCTTTGTGCGGTTTTCACACATGTCCTCTCTCAAGAGGCTGAGGAGCCCGTCTTCTACACA TGCACAGAAGGGTATGAGTATGACAGAGTCAGAGAGCAGTGCAGAG ACATCGATGAGTGTGCCTTGTTAGATGATGCCTGCAAAGGAGGGATGCAGTGTATCAACCACTTTGGTGGATACCTCTGCCTCCCTAAGAGTGCCGTCATCTACATCAGTAAGGAGGGCGAGCAGGTGCCGCTGCCGGAGCCTGTCCCTGCTGTCCCCGCTGTCCCACCCAACCAGCCTATCCCACGCTCTCCAAGCAACCCGGGGGTCTCCCAGTCCACCCGGACCATCCGCTGTGCACCAGGATACACTGCAGATGACCAGAATCTCTGCAGAG ACATAGATGAATGTGCGACAGGTAGACACACTTGTGGTTCTGAGCAGACGTGCTACAACACCAGAGGCTCCTACACCTGCCAGTGTCCTCCAGGCTACCAGAAGAATGGAGATAACTGTATAG aCAGAGACGAGTGCGCCGTGACCCACTACTGCATGCACAGATGCATGAACACACAGGGCTCATACTACTGCGAGTGCAACGCAGGTCACAAGTTGGccagcaacaaccacagctgtgTTG ATGTGAATGAATGTGATGTGGAGAATCCCTGTCAGCACCACTGCTACAACCTGATTGGTTCGTTCCTCTGCCAGTGTGAACAGGGCTACGAGCTAGCACAGGACACGGCCTCCTGCcaag ACATTGATGAATGCAGCTTCTCCAGCTACATGTGTCAGTACCAGTGTATAAACAGCCCAGGAAGTTACTCCTGTGAGTGTCCTGAAGGATATCAGCTCCAGGGAAACAGGCTGTGTCAAG ACATAAATGAGTGTGAGACGGGGACCCATAACTGCCAAGACGATGAAATGTGCTGGAACTATTTCGGAGGCTTCCGCTGCTATCCCAGAAACCCCTGCGAGACGCCTTACGCCAAAACCTCTGAGAA TCGATGTATCTGCCGATCTCAGGCCGAGTGCCAGGGTCTCCCGCCGTCAATTGTCTACAAATACATGAGCATCCAGGCGGACCGGGCCGTGCCAGCGGACATCTTCCAGATTCAGGCCACCAACATGTAcgccaacacacacaacacattcaGGATCAAAGCTGGGAATGAGGCAGGAGAGTTTTTCCTGCGG CGTTCCAGCAATGTAAGTGCCATGCTGGTGCTAACCAAGCCTCTGTCTGGCCCCAGGGAGTACATCGTGGACCTGGAGATGGTCACTCACCATCTGACCATGAACTACCGCTCCAGCTCACTGCTGCGGCTCACAATCATAGTGGGGCCCTACGCCTTCTGA